The proteins below are encoded in one region of Stigmatopora argus isolate UIUO_Sarg chromosome 2, RoL_Sarg_1.0, whole genome shotgun sequence:
- the kifbp gene encoding KIF-binding protein, with amino-acid sequence MASNSSDEWNAICDKFTNAQNLTDVKSRNDPKNDPFRSKYKARDLLREIHCSLKSFEVGDGGEDDGTAQGGDQPVDGQLEEIFERGLAGDSPVGQRTARLAAVEYYLGVNHVDTEELSAGQEYLMNCMKLLERCKVSSENVSLFIHVRNQLGILWAGREETEMAQGFLEMAEAIYLRYMKEDGSPPTDLVEHFTTNEKMLTHQEKNKKFELAYTHTMYYLAQVYQNLGQTERAATYCHSTLQRQLQLNQFSPMEWALNAATLSQYYITKGRYMEGRHCLSAATVISALAGEVPSEAAAQESETESERRDQLRQKRAEIARCWIKYCLILLEDAKKALEDNIGELDTDLQDELKRKRRLEAEEEEKGRKSALLFGSEDTFDSIATLEEKVSCLLPLDFTEARNVFLVGQNYVTQAKEYFLMDGYVTDHIEILQDHSALFRTLAFFEEDVERRCKMHKRRVDMLETICLELNAQYYLMIRRQLMFELAETYNEMMDLKLTVANRQADTQSLDNHIIKKFNTLCCASTKYYQMFLESLRSPDGKFPEHLEEEVLRPALVARFRVARLHSRLISSLPLTQLDNLNNSLENYKYVVEYCEAHPEAAAAVESELELSKEMAGLLPLKINRLKARMVANN; translated from the exons atggcGTCCAACAGCAGCGACGAGTGGAACGCAATCTGCGATAAATTCACCAACGCCCAAAACCTAACAGACGTCAAATCCCGAAACGACCCTAAAAACGACCCTTTCCGCTCCAAGTACAAGGCCAGGGACCTCCTTCGGGAGATACACTGCTCGCTGAAGAGTTTCGAGGTCGGTGACGGTGGGGAGGATGACGGCACCGCGCAGGGCGGCGACCAACCGGTGGACGGCCAACTGGAGGAAATATTCGAACGGGGTTTGGCCGGCGACTCGCCCGTCGGCCAGAGGACCGCGAGGCTCGCCGCGGTGGAATATTACCTCGGCGTCAATCATGTGGACACGGAAGAGCTGTCGGCCGGCCAAGAGTATCTCATGAACTGCATGAAATTGCTGGAGAGATGCAAAGTGTCAAGCGAGAATGTGTCGTTATTCATCCACGTCCGG aacCAGCTGGGCATCCTGTGGGCAGGTCGGGAGGAGACGGAAATGGCACAAGGATTTTTAGAGATGGCCGAGGCCATCTACCTTCGCTACATGAAGGAG GATGGAAGTCCCCCCACTGATTTGGTGGAGCATTTCACCACCAATGAAAAGATGTTGACACACcaagaaaagaacaaaaa GTTTGAGTTGGCCTACACGCACACTATGTACTACCTTGCTCAGGTCTACCAAAACCTTG GGCAAACGGAGCGAGCTGCCACCTATTGCCACAGCACCCTGCAGAGACAGCTGCAGTTAAATCAGTTCAGTCCAATGGAATGGGCTCTGAACGCTGCCACACTTTCACAATATTACATCACAAAG GGGCGATACATGGAGGGCAGACACTGTCTCTCAGCTGCCACAGTCATATCTGCTCTAGCGGGAGAAGTTCCCTCGGAGGCTGCTGCTCAAGAGA GCGAGACAGAGAGCGAGCGACGGGATCAGCTGCGGCAGAAGCGAGCCGAGATCGCCAGATGCTGGATTAAATACTGTCTCATTCTCCTCGAGGATGCCAAAAAAGCACTCGAG GACAACATTGGCGAGCTGGATACTGATCTTCAAGACGAgttgaagaggaagaggaggcttgaggcagaggaagaagaaaagggCAGAAAGAGTGCTCTGCTGTTTGGCTCTGAGGATACTTTTGACTCCATCGCCACTCTGGAGGAGAAG GTTAGCTGCTTGCTCCCGCTGGACTTTACTGAGGCCAGGAATGTTTTTCTGGTGGGACAGAACTATGTCACACAG GCCAAGGAGTACTTCCTGATGGACGGCTACGTGACGGACCACATCGAAATCCTGCAGGATCACAGCGCCCTCTTCAGGACCCTGGCCTTCTTTGAAGAGGACGTCGAGCGACGCTGCAAAATGCACAAACGACGTGTCGACATGTTGGAGACCATCTGTCTTG AACTGAACGCCCAGTACTACCTCATGATCCGCAGACAGCTGATGTTTGAGCTGGCCGAGACCTACAATGAAATGATGGACCTGAAACTGACAGTGGCCAACAGACAAGCGGACACACAGTCTCTGGATAATCACATCATTAAGAAATTCAACACCCTCTGCTGTGCCTCCACCAA ATACTATCAGATGTTCCTGGAATCTTTACGCTCTCCCGATGGGAAGTTTCCGGAGCACCTAGAGGAGGAGGTGCTGAGGCCGGCGCTGGTGGCCCGTTTCAGAGTGGCCCGACTGCACAGCCGACTGATTTCCTCTCTCCCGCTTACGCAGCTGGACAACCTCAACAACTCGCTGGAAAACTACAA ATATGTGGTGGAGTACTGCGAGGCCCACCCagaggccgccgccgccgtggagTCGGAACTGGAGTTGAGTAAGGAGATGGCGGGCCTGCTTCCTCTCAAAATCAACCGTCTCAAAGCCAGAATGGTTGCTAACAACTGA
- the mpc1 gene encoding mitochondrial pyruvate carrier 1 — MAGTIARKAIDHLRSKEFRDYLMSTHFWGPVANWGLPIAALSDVKKSPEIISGRMTFALCCYSLVFMRFAYKVQPRNWLLFACHLTNESAQLVQGGRLIKYNLEKKTS; from the exons ATGGCCGGGACAATTGCACGTAAAGCTATTGACCATCTGAGGAGTAAAGAATTCCGGGATTATTTGATGAG CACA CATTTTTGGGGTCCAGTAGCAAACTGGGGCCTCCCCATCGCCGCTCTCAGTGACGTGAAAAAGAGCCCCGAGATTATCAGTGGCAGGATGACGTTTG CCCTGTGTTGTTACTCGCTGGTGTTCATGCGTTTTGCCTACAAAGTGCAACCACGTAACTGGCTGCTGTTTGCTTGCCATTTGACCAACGAATCTGCACAGCTGGTTCAGGGTGGACGGCTCATCAAATACAA CCTCGAGAAGAAGACCTCTTAG
- the LOC144067178 gene encoding THAP domain-containing protein 6-like has translation MPAHCAAYGCKQRRTAESKKKGITFHRFPGDEEMRRMWEKAVRRKDFIANKETVLCSDHFECHDMDRTGQICRIRPDVIPSIFNFPDRPQKERRKEKKERTTQTSMKAKESMSLSLIAPPKITKKKLPFKIELDHNYSLPSCPKALKDKFKVAASRLWALEKEKRNAQVRERRARNTLMAVLHKPLCNPFN, from the exons atgcCTGCACATTGTGCGGCGTACGGTTGTAAACAACGACGCACGGCCGAATCAAAGAAAAAGGGAATAACGTTTCATAG GTTTCCTGGAGATGAAGAAATGAggagaatgtgggaaaaagcTGTGAGGAGAAAGGATTTTATTGCAAATAAAGAAACGGTGCTCTGCAGTGACCATTTTGAATGTCACGATATGGACAGGACGGGGCAGATTTGCCGGATTAGACCTGATGTCATTCCATCAATATTTAACTTCCCAGATCGTCCCCAAAAAGAACGG cggaaagaaaaaaaggaaagaacaaCACAAACCTCCATGAAAGCTAAGGAAAGCATGTCTCTGTCCTTAATCGCCCCTCCAAAAATCACCAAAAAGAAACTGCCATTTAAGATTGAACtt GACCACAACTATTCACTACCCAGTTGTCCCAAGGCTTTGAAAGACAAGTTCAAGGTGGCTGCGTCCCGTTTGTGGGCCCTGGAAAAGGAGAAGAGAAATGCTCAGGTGCGAGAACGTAGGGCGAGGAACACTCTCATGGCTGTACTGCACAAGCCACTGTGCAACCCTTTTAACTGA
- the psmb1 gene encoding proteasome subunit beta type-1 → MLSFQKFGDSRKMKDYHYTGPVEHRFSPYTFNGGTVLALAGEDFAIVASDTRLSEGYSIHSRESPKCYKLTDTTVIGCSGFHGDCLTLTKIIGARLKMYKHSNNKTMTCGAIAAMLSTILYGKRFFPYYVYNIIGGLDAEGKGAVYSFDPVGSYQRDCYMAGGSASAMLQPLLDNQIGFKNMEGMAQVPLTREKAVQLVKDVFISAAERDVYTGDALQICLITKEGVTEETVNLRKD, encoded by the exons atgctctCCTTTCAGAAATTTGGAGATTCGCGTAAAATGAAGGATTATCATTACACGGGTCCAGTTGAGCACCGATTTTCACCGTACACGTTCAACGGCGG AACTGTTTTAGCGCTGGCTGGAGAAGACTTTGCCATTGTTGCTTCAGACACAAGGTTGAGCGAAGGCTACTCAATCCACAGCAGAGAGTCACCCAAATGTTACAAGTT GACAGACACAACTGTTATTGGCTGTAGCGGTTTCCATGGTGACTGTCTGACTCTGACAAAAATCATCGGCGCCAGACTAAAG ATGTACAAACACTCAAACAATAAGACCATGACGTGCGGCGCCATCGCTGCCATGCTGTCCACCATCTTGTACGGCAAAAGGTTCTTCCCCTACTACGTTTACAACATCATCGGAGGTCTCGATGCCGAGG GCAAGGGTGCCGTTTACAGCTTTGACCCAGTCGGATCCTATCAGAGGGACTGCTACATGGCTGGGGGGTCCGCTAGTGCCATGCTGCAACCGCTGCTTGACAACCAG ATCGGCTTCAAGAATATGGAAGGAATGGCGCAAGTTCCGCTAACCCGCGAGAAGGCCGTTCAACTGGTCAAGGATGTTTTCATCTCGGCCGCCGAAAGAGATGTTTACACCGGAGATGCGCTTCAGATCTGCCTCATCACTAAGGAGGGAGTCACGGAGGAGACCGTCAACCTGAGGAAGGATTGA